From the genome of Rathayibacter sp. VKM Ac-2759, one region includes:
- a CDS encoding 50S ribosomal protein L25/general stress protein Ctc — MAELTNKVVVEVRTSFGKGAARKIRAQNKIPAVLYGHGTEPQHVTLPGHQILLLTRKANAILELDIDGVAQTTLVKDIQRDPVRQIIEHIDLVVIQLGEKVTVDIPVHVEGDAAPGTLVSLEANTLSLEVDATKIPQNIVVSVEGLEEGTQILAKDIELLDNATLLTDPDALVVNVTAEVEQDLGEGEDEAPATGDVVAETAE; from the coding sequence ATGGCTGAACTGACCAACAAGGTCGTCGTCGAGGTCCGCACCTCGTTCGGCAAGGGAGCGGCCCGCAAGATCCGCGCCCAGAACAAGATCCCCGCCGTCCTCTACGGCCACGGCACCGAGCCGCAGCACGTCACGCTGCCCGGTCACCAGATCCTCCTGCTGACCCGCAAGGCGAACGCGATCCTCGAGCTCGACATCGACGGCGTCGCGCAGACCACCCTGGTCAAGGACATCCAGCGCGACCCGGTGCGCCAGATCATCGAGCACATCGACCTGGTCGTCATCCAGCTCGGCGAGAAGGTCACCGTCGACATCCCCGTGCACGTCGAGGGAGACGCCGCCCCCGGCACCCTCGTCTCGCTCGAGGCGAACACCCTCTCGCTCGAGGTCGACGCCACCAAGATCCCGCAGAACATCGTGGTCTCGGTCGAGGGCCTCGAGGAGGGGACCCAGATCCTCGCGAAGGACATCGAGCTCCTCGACAACGCGACGCTGCTCACCGACCCCGACGCGCTCGTGGTCAACGTGACCGCCGAGGTCGAGCAGGACCTGGGCGAGGGCGAGGACGAGGCGCCCGCCACCGGCGACGTCGTCGCCGAGACCGCCGAGTAG
- a CDS encoding sugar ABC transporter permease, with protein sequence MALSTPTRAEARPTEAPRPAAPHRRRPRTDRTFLLYLLPALVLFTLAITLPALMGIFFSFTDSIGFGEWSFIGFTNYVALFSDPAIAASYGFTVLLALVTVLAVNVVAFLLAIALTSQIRGKVALRAVFVLPMVVSGIIIAFVFNFLFSNSLPAFAESIAFTPLASSMLADPNLAWLAIVIVTAWQAVPSALLIYIAGVLSIPGDVYEAASLDGASSWGQLRSITLPLVAGYVVINLVIGFKNFLNSYDIIVGLTDGGPGTSTRSVAMTIFTGFTSGDYAYQMANATIFFLIALVIALVQLRISRGKAAF encoded by the coding sequence ATGGCACTCTCGACACCCACCCGAGCGGAGGCGCGCCCCACCGAGGCGCCCCGCCCGGCCGCCCCGCACCGGCGCAGGCCGCGCACGGACAGGACCTTCCTCCTGTACCTGCTCCCTGCGCTCGTGCTCTTCACGCTTGCGATCACCCTGCCCGCGCTGATGGGCATCTTCTTCAGCTTCACCGACTCGATCGGCTTCGGCGAGTGGTCCTTCATCGGGTTCACGAACTACGTGGCGCTGTTCTCGGATCCGGCGATCGCCGCCTCCTACGGCTTCACGGTCCTGCTCGCCCTGGTCACCGTCCTGGCGGTGAACGTCGTCGCGTTCCTGCTCGCGATCGCTCTCACCTCGCAGATCCGCGGCAAGGTGGCCCTCCGCGCGGTGTTCGTGCTGCCGATGGTCGTCTCGGGCATCATCATCGCGTTCGTCTTCAACTTCCTCTTCTCGAACTCGCTGCCCGCCTTCGCCGAGTCGATCGCCTTCACCCCGCTCGCGAGCAGCATGCTCGCCGACCCGAACCTGGCCTGGCTCGCGATCGTGATCGTGACCGCGTGGCAGGCGGTCCCCTCCGCGCTGCTGATCTACATCGCCGGGGTGCTCTCCATCCCCGGCGACGTCTACGAGGCCGCCTCGCTCGACGGCGCCTCCAGCTGGGGCCAGCTGCGCTCGATCACGCTCCCGCTCGTCGCGGGCTACGTCGTGATCAACCTCGTGATCGGCTTCAAGAACTTCCTCAACTCGTACGACATCATCGTCGGCCTCACCGACGGCGGCCCCGGAACCTCGACCCGCAGCGTCGCGATGACGATCTTCACGGGCTTCACCAGCGGCGACTACGCCTACCAGATGGCCAACGCCACGATCTTCTTCCTCATCGCGCTCGTGATCGCGCTCGTGCAACTGCGCATCTCGCGCGGAAAGGCGGCCTTCTGA
- a CDS encoding ROK family protein: MSEGTSFSFQRRRNALEVLGQAWSGSPLTASDLIERTGLTRSTVIAVCDDLIELGWIQELENQRAAGDYVKGRPARRYALRRDAGVVVGVDAGQHSVGVFVADLLGETLARRTEHVAHEDVTRRSRLADIERVLDRTLAEAGIADSGVLAITFGVPAPVDALGRSPQGDNDFWGVMNPGLADRFADRGWQAVVDNDANLAALAEGWRGAAVASDDYVALLSGERLGGGVVLGGRLLRGARGLTGEMRYLDLVEGVGSAEGIAALARLWAHEALAVPGHPATLLDHSGAPGAEQVFAAAEAGDALARDIVDRLAERLTNVAATLANLLDVSLIVVGGALAASAGPLLAEVAERLVGRVHAPAPRILPSTLGDQAVALGAVRSGLDRVRADPLALRLPGRALDEVTAAGA, translated from the coding sequence ATGTCCGAGGGCACCTCGTTCTCGTTCCAGAGGCGCCGCAACGCCCTCGAGGTCCTCGGGCAGGCCTGGAGCGGATCGCCCCTCACCGCCTCCGATCTGATCGAGCGCACGGGACTCACCCGCTCGACCGTGATCGCCGTCTGCGACGACCTGATCGAGCTCGGCTGGATCCAGGAGCTCGAGAACCAGCGCGCGGCCGGCGACTACGTCAAGGGACGCCCCGCGCGCCGCTACGCGCTCCGCCGCGACGCCGGAGTGGTGGTGGGCGTCGACGCGGGTCAGCACAGCGTCGGCGTCTTCGTCGCCGATCTGCTCGGCGAGACCCTCGCCCGGCGCACGGAGCACGTCGCCCATGAGGACGTCACGCGCCGGAGCCGCCTCGCCGACATCGAGCGGGTCCTCGACCGCACCCTGGCCGAGGCGGGGATCGCCGACTCGGGAGTCCTCGCCATCACGTTCGGCGTCCCCGCTCCGGTCGACGCCCTCGGCCGGTCGCCCCAGGGCGACAACGACTTCTGGGGCGTGATGAACCCCGGGCTCGCCGACCGCTTCGCGGACCGGGGCTGGCAGGCGGTCGTCGACAACGACGCGAATCTCGCCGCGCTCGCCGAGGGCTGGCGCGGCGCGGCCGTCGCCTCGGACGACTACGTCGCCCTGCTCTCGGGCGAGCGCCTCGGCGGAGGCGTCGTGCTCGGCGGGCGGCTGCTGCGCGGCGCCCGCGGACTCACCGGCGAGATGCGCTACCTCGACCTCGTCGAGGGCGTCGGCTCGGCCGAGGGCATCGCGGCGCTCGCCCGGCTCTGGGCGCACGAGGCGCTGGCCGTCCCGGGGCACCCGGCGACCCTCCTCGACCACAGCGGCGCCCCCGGGGCCGAACAGGTCTTCGCGGCCGCCGAGGCGGGCGATGCGCTCGCCCGCGACATCGTCGACCGGCTCGCCGAGCGCCTCACCAACGTGGCGGCGACCCTGGCGAACCTGCTCGACGTCTCGCTCATCGTCGTCGGTGGCGCGCTCGCCGCCTCCGCCGGGCCGCTGCTCGCCGAGGTGGCGGAGCGGCTCGTCGGGCGGGTGCACGCTCCGGCGCCCCGGATCCTCCCCTCGACCCTCGGAGACCAGGCCGTCGCCCTCGGAGCCGTGCGCTCGGGCCTCGACCGGGTGCGCGCCGATCCGCTCGCCCTGCGGCTCCCGGGCCGCGCTCTCGACGAAGTGACGGCCGCCGGAGCCTGA
- the gndA gene encoding NADP-dependent phosphogluconate dehydrogenase, with translation MSDKPTATANIGVVGLAVMGSNLARNLASREGNTVAVFNRSYGRTETLITEHPEAGFVASETIEDFAASLQTPRTAIIMVQAGRGTDAVIEQLTKVFEPGDIIVDGGNALFTDTIRREKAVRETGIHFVGTGISGGEEGALKGPSIMPGGSVESYKTLGPILSSIAAVAEGEPCVTHIGTDGAGHFVKMIHNGIEYADMQLIAEAYDLLRTVGGHEPAAIAEVFDAWNKGDLESYLIEITAEVLRQVDADTGNPFIDVVLDQAGSKGTGVWTVQNALDLGVPVGGIAEAVFARAVSSKPEQRAAVQKRVTSRPTPVALYDGFEDDVRAALYASKVVAYSQGFDAIIAGAEKYGWEIDKGAVAKIWRAGCIIRAQFLNRIVDAYAEDAGITTLLEDPYFAEAVANGEAAWRRIVSTAALSGVPIPGFGAALSYYDSLASKRLPAALVQGQRDFFGAHTYQRVDKEGTFHTLWSGDRTEVEQDPSTH, from the coding sequence GTGTCTGACAAGCCCACCGCCACCGCCAACATCGGAGTCGTCGGTCTGGCGGTGATGGGCTCGAACCTCGCCCGCAACCTCGCCAGCCGCGAGGGCAACACCGTCGCCGTCTTCAACCGCTCCTACGGCCGCACCGAGACGCTGATCACCGAGCACCCCGAGGCCGGCTTCGTCGCCTCGGAGACGATCGAGGACTTCGCCGCGTCGCTGCAGACCCCGCGCACCGCGATCATCATGGTGCAGGCCGGCCGCGGCACCGACGCCGTGATCGAGCAGCTCACGAAGGTGTTCGAGCCCGGCGACATCATCGTCGACGGAGGCAACGCCCTCTTCACCGACACCATCCGTCGCGAGAAGGCGGTCCGCGAGACCGGCATCCACTTCGTCGGCACCGGCATCTCGGGCGGCGAGGAGGGCGCGCTCAAGGGCCCCTCGATCATGCCCGGCGGCTCCGTCGAGTCGTACAAGACCCTCGGCCCGATCCTCTCGTCGATCGCCGCCGTCGCCGAGGGCGAGCCCTGCGTCACCCACATCGGCACCGACGGTGCCGGCCACTTCGTCAAGATGATCCACAACGGCATCGAGTACGCCGACATGCAGCTCATCGCCGAGGCCTACGACCTGCTGCGCACGGTCGGCGGCCACGAGCCCGCTGCCATCGCCGAGGTCTTCGACGCCTGGAACAAGGGCGACCTCGAGTCGTACCTGATCGAGATCACCGCCGAGGTCCTCCGCCAGGTCGACGCCGACACCGGCAACCCCTTCATCGACGTCGTGCTCGACCAGGCCGGCTCGAAGGGCACCGGGGTGTGGACCGTGCAGAACGCGCTCGACCTGGGCGTGCCCGTCGGCGGCATCGCCGAGGCCGTGTTCGCCCGCGCCGTCTCGTCGAAGCCCGAGCAGCGCGCCGCGGTGCAGAAGCGCGTCACCTCGCGCCCGACCCCGGTCGCCCTCTACGACGGCTTCGAGGACGACGTCCGTGCGGCCCTCTACGCCTCGAAGGTCGTCGCCTACTCGCAGGGCTTCGACGCGATCATCGCCGGCGCCGAGAAGTACGGCTGGGAGATCGACAAGGGCGCCGTCGCCAAGATCTGGCGCGCGGGCTGCATCATCCGCGCCCAGTTCCTCAACCGGATCGTCGACGCGTACGCCGAGGACGCGGGCATCACCACGCTCCTCGAGGACCCGTACTTCGCCGAAGCCGTCGCGAACGGCGAGGCGGCCTGGCGCCGTATCGTCTCGACCGCCGCGCTCTCGGGCGTCCCGATCCCCGGTTTCGGTGCGGCGCTGTCGTACTACGACTCGCTCGCCTCGAAGCGACTCCCCGCCGCGCTCGTGCAGGGCCAGCGCGACTTCTTCGGCGCGCACACCTACCAGCGCGTCGACAAGGAGGGCACCTTCCACACGCTGTGGTCGGGCGACCGCACCGAGGTCGAGCAGGACCCCTCGACCCACTAG
- a CDS encoding alpha-amylase family glycosyl hydrolase, with the protein MTETVLSRSGTKDDALWWRQAAVYQIYPRSFADANGDGIGDLAGIIQRISYLRELGIDAVWLSPFYPSALADGGYDVADYRDVDPRIGTLAEFDEMTALLHDAGIRVIVDIVPNHSSDLHPWFQEALAAPKGSPERERYVFRDGRGESGELPPSDWESVFGGPAWEAVGDGQWYLHLFAKEQPDWNWDNREIRDDFLETLRFWSDRGVDGFRIDVAHSLVKDLTEPLAASADLVEQRLDGSHPFWDRDAVHEVYAEWRALFDSYDPPRTAVAEAWVDASRRARYASPEGLGQAFNFDLLEADLDADTFRRLISFNLELAAESGSSTTWVLSNHDVVRHATRYGLPSQGGAPVAPAKQWLLSGGEEPALDREKGLRRARAATLLLLALPGSAYLYQGEELGLHEVAGIPDAERQDPTFFRSGGSDVGRDGCRVPLPWESTGTSFGFGPGGAHLPQPAWFADASVAAEELREESTLSLYRRALALRHALQTEEQLEWRDSEEGVLDFARPNGWRSVTNLGGTDAALPAGEILLASGPVDGVLPPDTTVWLH; encoded by the coding sequence GTGACCGAGACGGTGCTCAGCAGGAGCGGGACGAAGGACGACGCGCTGTGGTGGCGGCAGGCGGCGGTGTACCAGATCTATCCGCGGAGCTTCGCGGACGCGAACGGGGACGGGATCGGCGATCTGGCCGGGATCATCCAGCGCATCTCCTACCTCCGGGAGCTCGGGATCGACGCGGTGTGGCTCAGCCCGTTCTATCCGTCGGCGCTGGCCGACGGCGGGTACGACGTGGCCGACTACCGCGACGTCGACCCGCGGATCGGCACGCTCGCCGAGTTCGACGAGATGACGGCGCTGCTGCACGACGCCGGGATCCGCGTGATCGTCGACATCGTGCCGAACCACTCCTCCGATCTGCACCCGTGGTTCCAGGAGGCGCTCGCCGCGCCGAAGGGATCGCCCGAGCGGGAGCGCTACGTGTTCCGCGACGGCCGCGGCGAGTCGGGGGAGCTGCCGCCGAGCGACTGGGAGTCGGTCTTCGGCGGACCCGCGTGGGAGGCGGTCGGCGACGGCCAGTGGTACCTCCACCTGTTCGCGAAGGAGCAGCCCGACTGGAACTGGGACAACCGCGAGATCCGCGACGACTTCCTCGAGACCCTCCGCTTCTGGTCGGACCGCGGCGTCGACGGGTTCCGCATCGACGTCGCACACTCGCTGGTGAAGGACCTGACGGAGCCGCTCGCCGCCTCCGCCGACCTCGTCGAGCAGCGCCTCGACGGCAGCCACCCCTTCTGGGACCGCGACGCGGTGCACGAGGTGTACGCCGAGTGGCGCGCCCTCTTCGACTCGTACGACCCGCCGCGCACCGCGGTGGCGGAGGCGTGGGTCGACGCGTCCCGGCGCGCCCGCTACGCGAGCCCCGAGGGGCTCGGCCAGGCGTTCAACTTCGACCTGCTCGAGGCCGACCTCGACGCCGACACCTTCCGCCGCCTGATCTCGTTCAACCTCGAGCTGGCCGCGGAGTCGGGCTCGTCGACGACCTGGGTGCTCTCGAACCACGACGTGGTCCGGCACGCGACCCGCTACGGGCTGCCGTCGCAGGGCGGCGCTCCGGTGGCGCCCGCGAAGCAGTGGCTGCTGAGCGGAGGCGAGGAGCCGGCCCTCGACCGCGAGAAGGGACTGCGTCGCGCTCGCGCCGCCACCCTCCTGCTGCTCGCGCTGCCGGGATCGGCGTACCTCTACCAGGGCGAGGAGCTCGGCCTGCACGAGGTCGCCGGCATCCCCGACGCCGAGCGCCAGGACCCGACGTTCTTCCGCAGCGGTGGCAGCGACGTCGGCCGCGACGGCTGCCGTGTGCCGCTGCCGTGGGAGTCGACGGGCACGTCCTTCGGCTTCGGGCCGGGCGGCGCCCACCTGCCCCAGCCCGCCTGGTTCGCCGACGCCTCGGTCGCGGCCGAGGAGCTGCGGGAGGAGTCGACCCTGTCGCTCTACCGCCGCGCGCTCGCCCTGCGGCACGCGCTGCAGACCGAGGAGCAGCTGGAGTGGCGCGACAGCGAGGAGGGCGTGCTGGACTTCGCGCGCCCGAACGGCTGGCGCTCGGTGACCAACCTCGGCGGGACCGACGCCGCCCTGCCCGCGGGGGAGATCCTGCTGGCGAGCGGACCGGTCGACGGCGTGCTGCCTCCGGACACCACGGTCTGGCTGCACTGA
- a CDS encoding glutathione S-transferase C-terminal domain-containing protein, which translates to MTTDDFGSYVEKNGFHRDTNYIPTRITADGRDGFPVEAGRYRLVVSRACPWANRAVIVRRLLGLEDALSMGICGPTHDKRSWTFDLDPGGVDPVLGIPRLQDAFLKRFPDYPRGITVPAIVDIPTGEVVTNDYPVMTLDFSTEWTAFHRDGAPDLYPEEHRDEIDEVAELVFHDVNNGVYKCGFAGSQKSYERAYDRLWARLDWLEERLSTRRYLVGDTITEADVRLFTTLARFDAVYYSHFKANRNLLSAMPALWGYARDLFATPGFGDTIDFTHIKSHYYEVQRDINPTGVVPKGPDLSGWLVPSGREELGGRPFGDGTPPPPPIPSERVPAGHGA; encoded by the coding sequence ATGACGACTGACGACTTCGGCTCGTACGTGGAGAAGAACGGCTTCCACCGCGACACCAACTACATCCCCACGCGCATCACCGCCGACGGCCGCGACGGCTTCCCGGTGGAGGCGGGCCGGTACCGGCTCGTGGTCTCGCGCGCCTGCCCCTGGGCGAACCGCGCCGTGATCGTGCGCCGCCTGCTCGGACTCGAGGACGCCCTCTCGATGGGCATCTGCGGGCCCACGCACGACAAGCGCAGCTGGACCTTCGACCTCGATCCCGGCGGAGTGGATCCGGTGCTCGGGATCCCCCGCCTGCAGGACGCGTTCCTCAAGCGGTTCCCCGACTACCCGCGCGGCATCACCGTGCCGGCGATCGTCGACATCCCGACCGGCGAGGTCGTCACCAACGACTACCCGGTGATGACGCTCGACTTCTCGACGGAGTGGACCGCGTTCCATCGCGACGGTGCACCGGACCTCTACCCCGAGGAGCACCGCGACGAGATCGACGAGGTGGCCGAGCTGGTCTTCCACGACGTGAACAACGGCGTCTACAAGTGCGGCTTCGCCGGCTCGCAGAAGTCGTACGAGCGGGCCTACGACCGCCTCTGGGCCCGGCTCGACTGGCTCGAGGAGCGCCTGTCGACCCGGCGCTACCTGGTCGGCGACACGATCACCGAGGCCGATGTGCGACTCTTCACGACCCTCGCGCGCTTCGACGCCGTCTACTACAGCCACTTCAAGGCGAACCGGAACCTGCTCTCGGCGATGCCCGCGCTCTGGGGCTACGCGCGCGACCTCTTCGCGACTCCGGGTTTCGGCGACACCATCGACTTCACCCACATCAAGTCGCACTACTACGAGGTGCAGCGCGACATCAATCCGACCGGGGTGGTGCCCAAGGGCCCCGACCTGTCGGGCTGGCTCGTGCCCTCGGGCCGCGAGGAGCTGGGCGGGCGCCCGTTCGGCGACGGCACTCCTCCGCCGCCCCCGATCCCCTCGGAGCGCGTGCCCGCCGGACACGGCGCCTGA
- a CDS encoding carbohydrate ABC transporter permease encodes MTSQVPLAPSLPGTRAAVDADARRGSRRTRSSLILTLVLAICALSVIGPLWVTLTMAFKTTAQAVDGNAFSIPLPFSVDGFVQAWNLTDFPRGFAISVLVSAITVGGTIVLSALAAFAISRNWSKRFYRWSFFYLLAAMFLPFPVLALSQVSLTGLVGLDNPIGVAILHVMFQLSFSVMLFTAFLRSLPEELEESARLDGATTNQVFWRLVFPLLAPMSATVGIFAFLASWNDFMMPSLITSDPSLQTLPVLQKIFQTQFSNDYNVAFASYLMAMAPAIIVYLFTQRWVMSGVTQGAIK; translated from the coding sequence ATGACCAGCCAGGTCCCCCTCGCCCCGTCCCTGCCCGGCACCCGGGCGGCGGTCGACGCCGACGCCCGCCGCGGCTCCCGACGCACGCGCTCGAGCCTGATCCTCACGCTCGTGCTCGCGATCTGCGCCCTCTCGGTGATCGGCCCGCTGTGGGTCACGCTCACGATGGCGTTCAAGACCACCGCGCAAGCGGTCGACGGCAACGCCTTCTCGATCCCGCTGCCGTTCTCGGTCGACGGCTTCGTGCAGGCGTGGAACCTCACCGACTTCCCCCGCGGCTTCGCGATCTCGGTCCTCGTCTCGGCCATCACGGTCGGCGGCACGATCGTGCTCAGCGCCCTCGCCGCGTTCGCCATCTCGCGCAACTGGAGCAAGCGCTTCTACCGCTGGTCGTTCTTCTACCTGCTGGCGGCGATGTTCCTGCCGTTCCCGGTGCTCGCGCTCTCGCAGGTGTCGCTCACCGGCCTCGTCGGCCTCGACAACCCGATCGGCGTCGCGATCCTGCACGTGATGTTCCAGCTCTCGTTCAGCGTGATGCTGTTCACCGCGTTCCTCCGCTCGCTGCCGGAGGAGCTCGAGGAGAGCGCCCGCCTCGACGGAGCGACGACGAACCAGGTCTTCTGGCGGCTGGTGTTCCCGCTGCTCGCCCCGATGAGCGCGACCGTCGGCATCTTCGCCTTCCTCGCCTCCTGGAACGACTTCATGATGCCGTCGCTGATCACCTCCGACCCGTCGCTGCAGACGCTGCCCGTGCTGCAGAAGATCTTCCAGACGCAGTTCAGCAACGACTACAACGTGGCCTTCGCGTCCTACCTCATGGCGATGGCACCGGCGATCATCGTCTACCTCTTCACCCAACGCTGGGTCATGTCCGGCGTTACGCAAGGCGCGATCAAGTAA
- the pth gene encoding aminoacyl-tRNA hydrolase codes for MGDTWLVVGLGNPGAQYARNRHNVGQMVLDELATRIGGSFRRHNRANAVVAEGFLRPGGPKLVLGKPNSFMNLSGGPTAQLLDFYSLEPARLIVVHDELDIPFDTLRLKQGGGHGGHNGIRDILASTGGADFLRVRVGIGRPPGRQSAADFVLKDFAGPERDTLPILVADAADAVELIAESGIAAAQLKFHTA; via the coding sequence ATGGGTGACACCTGGCTGGTCGTCGGTCTGGGCAATCCGGGCGCGCAGTACGCCCGCAACCGGCACAACGTCGGCCAGATGGTGCTCGACGAGCTCGCGACGCGGATCGGCGGCTCGTTCCGGCGGCACAACCGCGCGAACGCCGTGGTCGCCGAGGGCTTCCTCCGCCCCGGTGGTCCGAAGCTGGTGCTGGGCAAGCCGAACAGCTTCATGAACCTCTCGGGCGGACCGACGGCGCAGCTGCTCGACTTCTACTCGCTCGAGCCCGCGCGCCTGATCGTCGTCCACGACGAGCTCGACATCCCCTTCGACACCCTCCGGCTCAAGCAGGGCGGCGGGCACGGCGGGCACAACGGCATCCGCGACATCCTCGCGTCGACCGGCGGAGCCGACTTCCTCCGCGTGCGCGTGGGCATCGGCCGCCCACCCGGCCGCCAGAGCGCCGCCGACTTCGTCCTGAAGGACTTCGCCGGCCCCGAGCGCGACACGCTGCCGATCCTCGTCGCCGACGCGGCGGACGCGGTCGAGCTGATCGCCGAGTCGGGAATCGCCGCCGCGCAGCTGAAGTTCCACACGGCGTGA
- a CDS encoding extracellular solute-binding protein, which yields MPLAPPTAGGLSRRALLAAAGAGAAALGLSACASPSASGGVTEITFFQSKPEVIGYFGDVIERFHASQSRIRVVHDFSSNLSAGFVRSNPPDLGCLNYNFEVARFVERGALSDLSDLPEAKRINPAIQPLIEQTASYPDRTSVLPYSLMMAAVLYNRDIFAAQGLEVPTTWTEFLAVCDALTAAGITPIYSTYKDPWTVAQGLFDYSVGGTVDLDSFFTQLKEQGADVGASSPVSFEKDFAAPVDQMLQVAAYSNPNAASRGYGDGNLAFSNGEAAMLLQGPWALSEIAKTAPDLSIGAFPLPMTDDPDDRRVRVNVDLALWIPEASDKKEAAREFLAFLMQPEIIDAYNADNNAFGVTTDAPAVTQPTLVELQEFYDRAAFSLGASQLVPQNIPLQNYLQGIVLGSDPASTLRTIDADWARIAFRS from the coding sequence GTGCCCCTTGCACCCCCTACCGCCGGCGGACTCAGCCGGCGCGCCCTCCTCGCAGCGGCAGGAGCCGGCGCCGCCGCGCTCGGTCTGTCGGCCTGCGCCTCGCCCTCGGCCTCCGGTGGCGTGACCGAGATCACCTTCTTCCAGTCCAAGCCCGAGGTCATCGGCTACTTCGGCGACGTGATCGAGCGCTTCCACGCGTCGCAGTCGCGGATCCGCGTGGTGCACGACTTCTCCTCGAACCTCTCGGCCGGCTTCGTGCGGAGCAACCCGCCGGACCTCGGCTGCCTGAACTACAACTTCGAGGTGGCGCGCTTCGTCGAGCGTGGGGCGCTCAGCGACCTCTCCGATCTGCCGGAGGCGAAGCGGATCAACCCCGCGATCCAGCCGCTCATCGAGCAGACGGCGTCCTACCCCGATCGCACGAGCGTGCTCCCGTACTCGCTGATGATGGCCGCGGTGCTCTACAACCGCGACATCTTCGCCGCGCAGGGCCTGGAGGTGCCGACGACCTGGACCGAGTTTTTGGCGGTCTGCGACGCCCTCACCGCCGCGGGCATCACTCCGATCTACAGCACCTACAAGGATCCGTGGACGGTCGCGCAGGGCCTGTTCGACTACTCCGTCGGCGGCACCGTCGACCTCGACTCCTTCTTCACGCAGCTGAAGGAGCAGGGAGCCGACGTCGGAGCCTCCTCGCCCGTGTCGTTCGAGAAGGACTTCGCCGCCCCGGTCGACCAGATGCTGCAGGTCGCCGCCTACTCGAACCCCAACGCGGCCAGCCGCGGCTACGGCGACGGCAACCTGGCGTTCTCGAACGGCGAGGCCGCGATGCTCCTCCAGGGCCCGTGGGCGCTCAGCGAGATCGCGAAGACCGCGCCCGACCTCTCGATCGGCGCGTTCCCCCTGCCGATGACCGACGACCCGGACGACCGCCGGGTGCGGGTCAACGTCGACCTCGCGCTCTGGATCCCCGAGGCCTCCGACAAGAAGGAGGCGGCGCGCGAGTTCCTGGCCTTCCTGATGCAGCCGGAGATCATCGACGCCTACAACGCCGACAACAACGCGTTCGGAGTCACGACCGACGCTCCCGCGGTCACCCAGCCGACGCTGGTCGAGCTGCAGGAGTTCTACGACCGGGCCGCCTTCAGCCTCGGCGCCTCGCAGCTCGTGCCGCAGAACATCCCGCTGCAGAACTACCTCCAGGGCATCGTGCTCGGCTCCGACCCCGCGTCGACGCTGCGCACCATCGACGCCGACTGGGCGCGCATCGCGTTCCGCTCCTGA